Proteins encoded by one window of Salmonirosea aquatica:
- the ispG gene encoding (E)-4-hydroxy-3-methylbut-2-enyl-diphosphate synthase — MEANSSNILPAVDSHYCPSLTQYIRRSTIPVFIGDLPLGSDYPIRVQSMTTVDTMDTDGSIEEVIRMVNAGCEYVRITAPSVKEAQNLENIKKGLIQRGIKVPLIADIHFTPNAAELAARIVEKVRINPGNYADRKRFETIEYTDRSYADELERIREKFIPLVSICKEYGTAMRIGTNHGSLSDRILSRYGDTPLGMVESALEFLRICEEMNYYQIVLSMKSSNTQVMVEAYRLLVQRLDEEGLKAYPLHLGVTEAGEAEDGRIKSAVGIGTLLEDGLGDTVRVSLTEAPENEVPVARALIERYTHRSPHEPIEPIDRVPINPFQYSRRQTKETYNLGGINVPRVIADYSQISVTSHEDLRSVGHFFLPVPDKWRMNDQGVDFIYSGSRPISFMLPNGLKEIVDYPQWQAHSDQSNTFPLVSVEEFLASRDSELHPTLTFVEGDIHRFTENVLNKLAHHSSVVLVLTSGNKHAMAEMRRFFFRLIELKISVPVIIKRTYPGDSAETVLQAATDVGGLLVDGLGDGIWLAPQISGTVSKETLLKTASEFNSISFGVLQAARTRMSKTEYISCPSCGRTLFDLQETTAMIRKQTEHLKGLKIGIMGCIVNGPGEMADADYGYVGMGKDKIALYRGQEVVKRSVKTDQAVFELIKLIQEDGRWLDPEPGEPMVVSKNY; from the coding sequence ATGGAAGCCAATTCATCCAACATCCTGCCCGCTGTTGATTCACATTACTGCCCTTCCCTTACCCAATACATCCGCCGCTCTACGATTCCCGTTTTCATTGGCGATTTGCCTTTAGGTTCCGATTATCCAATTCGGGTGCAATCGATGACCACTGTCGATACGATGGATACGGATGGGTCGATCGAGGAAGTGATTCGGATGGTGAATGCAGGTTGTGAATACGTCAGAATCACGGCCCCTAGCGTCAAGGAGGCACAGAATCTTGAAAACATTAAAAAAGGATTGATCCAAAGGGGAATCAAGGTACCCCTGATTGCGGATATTCATTTCACACCCAATGCCGCCGAATTGGCCGCTCGAATCGTGGAGAAAGTGCGGATCAATCCCGGCAATTACGCGGATCGTAAGCGCTTTGAAACCATTGAGTATACCGATCGATCGTACGCGGATGAATTAGAAAGAATTAGGGAAAAATTTATTCCGTTGGTATCCATTTGCAAAGAATACGGAACCGCCATGCGGATCGGAACCAATCATGGCTCCCTTTCCGACCGTATATTGAGTCGCTACGGTGACACACCGCTGGGCATGGTGGAGTCAGCGCTGGAATTTCTACGCATTTGTGAGGAAATGAACTACTATCAGATCGTCCTCTCAATGAAGTCCAGCAACACCCAGGTTATGGTAGAAGCCTACCGCCTCCTGGTACAGCGACTCGATGAGGAAGGACTGAAGGCTTACCCATTGCATCTGGGGGTGACCGAAGCGGGGGAAGCTGAGGATGGCCGCATAAAGTCAGCAGTGGGGATAGGTACCCTACTCGAGGACGGACTGGGCGATACGGTGCGGGTGTCCTTGACGGAGGCCCCTGAAAACGAGGTACCCGTAGCCCGTGCACTTATAGAACGTTACACCCACCGTTCTCCTCATGAACCAATCGAACCAATCGATCGGGTACCCATCAATCCCTTTCAATACTCCCGTCGTCAGACTAAAGAAACATACAATCTAGGGGGTATTAATGTACCGCGGGTCATTGCCGATTATTCACAAATCTCTGTAACGTCACACGAAGATCTGCGCAGCGTGGGGCACTTTTTCCTACCCGTACCTGATAAGTGGCGCATGAACGACCAAGGGGTTGATTTCATTTATTCGGGTAGCCGCCCCATTTCTTTCATGCTACCGAATGGCCTGAAGGAAATTGTTGACTATCCCCAATGGCAGGCACATTCTGACCAATCCAATACGTTTCCTCTGGTATCGGTGGAGGAGTTTTTGGCATCCCGCGATTCCGAGCTACACCCTACCCTTACTTTTGTGGAAGGTGATATCCATCGCTTTACTGAAAATGTACTCAATAAGCTCGCACATCATTCAAGCGTGGTGCTGGTTCTAACCTCCGGCAATAAACATGCGATGGCCGAAATGCGCAGATTCTTTTTCCGGCTGATCGAACTTAAAATTTCTGTTCCGGTAATCATCAAACGTACCTACCCAGGAGATTCTGCCGAAACTGTATTACAGGCCGCCACCGATGTAGGCGGGTTGCTGGTAGACGGATTGGGCGACGGGATCTGGCTTGCTCCCCAAATTTCCGGGACTGTTTCAAAAGAAACGCTTCTGAAAACGGCATCCGAGTTCAACTCTATTTCCTTTGGAGTTCTACAGGCCGCGCGTACCCGCATGTCTAAAACGGAATATATATCCTGCCCTTCATGCGGACGTACCTTGTTTGATTTACAGGAAACGACCGCGATGATTCGCAAACAAACCGAACATCTAAAAGGGCTTAAAATAGGAATTATGGGATGTATCGTCAATGGCCCCGGCGAGATGGCCGACGCTGATTATGGGTACGTAGGCATGGGAAAAGACAAAATTGCGTTGTATCGAGGTCAGGAAGTCGTCAAACGTTCGGTAAAGACCGACCAGGCCGTCTTCGAGTTAATCAAATTGATCCAGGAGGATGGTCGATGGCTTGATCCTGAGCCTGGCGAGCCAATGGTTGTCAGCAAAAACTACTAA
- a CDS encoding MmcQ/YjbR family DNA-binding protein, producing the protein MNLEQLRDFCLALPGTTEAMPFGEETLVFKVKDKIFLLTSLDAEKLSFNVKCEPEKAQELRERYPFVQPGYHMNKKHWNTITAESSVHDDLYLDWIRHSYDRVVAGLPSKQRAELLTNQ; encoded by the coding sequence ATGAATCTTGAGCAGCTGCGTGATTTTTGTCTGGCTTTGCCCGGTACCACAGAAGCCATGCCTTTTGGGGAAGAAACTTTGGTTTTCAAGGTGAAGGACAAGATATTTCTGCTTACATCCCTTGATGCCGAAAAGTTGTCGTTCAATGTGAAGTGTGAACCGGAAAAAGCCCAGGAACTCCGGGAACGGTATCCCTTCGTGCAACCAGGGTACCATATGAACAAAAAACACTGGAACACCATTACCGCCGAAAGTTCTGTGCACGATGACCTGTACCTGGACTGGATCAGGCATTCCTACGATCGCGTGGTAGCGGGTTTACCCAGCAAACAAAGGGCCGAACTTCTCACGAATCAATAG
- a CDS encoding tetratricopeptide repeat protein yields the protein MEICLIVLLFIPYLFLKYYFTDHETKAEKDLARFKEGIELLQNKKFEQAFNYFDQQVKNHPKSATAYAYRGKCNLHDENFYSALYDLSQAISFDNTLAECYIDKGKVHLALYEFGEAFREFDKAVWFFRNENPEAIRLRGLARLRMQQFVQSERDFLRAMELGDEDSRYILSQAPFYKVEFKQ from the coding sequence ATGGAAATCTGCCTCATTGTTCTACTTTTCATTCCTTATCTTTTCCTGAAATATTATTTCACGGATCATGAAACCAAGGCCGAAAAAGATTTGGCCCGTTTCAAGGAAGGTATAGAACTTTTACAGAACAAAAAGTTTGAGCAAGCTTTCAACTATTTTGATCAGCAGGTTAAGAATCATCCAAAATCAGCGACTGCGTACGCCTATCGGGGCAAATGCAATCTGCACGATGAAAATTTCTACTCGGCACTTTACGATCTTTCCCAAGCCATCAGTTTTGACAATACCCTGGCCGAGTGCTATATCGATAAAGGGAAAGTGCATCTTGCCTTATATGAATTCGGGGAGGCTTTCAGGGAATTTGATAAAGCGGTCTGGTTTTTCAGAAATGAAAATCCAGAAGCTATTCGCCTTCGGGGGTTGGCGCGTCTGCGAATGCAGCAATTCGTCCAATCCGAACGGGATTTTCTACGAGCCATGGAGCTAGGCGACGAAGACTCCCGATATATACTTTCGCAGGCTCCTTTCTATAAAGTGGAATTCAAGCAGTAA
- a CDS encoding DUF255 domain-containing protein, which translates to MVPVTNEGVIFYANNIDQAFVKAKAENKPVFIEIYSESCHVCQSFIPIFKEQTVSDFYNKNFLNYKIEVTSPEFQSFLLAEKIFVPSLPLLLYFDQNRNLVHLGVIEAKGEKLVEQGKLALDPGQRAASMKKRFEKGETNNQFLIDYAMYSRVTMDTIMNRKAMEVYARQQPEGTYTSETNYLAVQKLLMDVENPLGTYFVNHLPAYRQQHDPTEVKNVAENLIMSSLYSSFGSAYSSDKIKQMRDYMIKAEIDPQVARNRVLLPLINAYFRENTPKRAVDLVNVHTTQVPLKVPDYLYLLKYFNEHSPDASYVPSAETWAANALNMVKKNSADEAAIRMELAAAKRRSAK; encoded by the coding sequence ATGGTACCTGTGACCAATGAAGGGGTAATTTTTTACGCCAACAACATCGATCAGGCATTTGTCAAAGCCAAAGCAGAAAACAAACCCGTTTTTATTGAGATTTATTCGGAATCCTGCCACGTTTGTCAGAGCTTCATTCCGATTTTTAAAGAGCAGACAGTTAGCGATTTTTACAACAAGAATTTCCTAAATTATAAAATCGAGGTTACGTCGCCCGAATTTCAAAGCTTCCTGCTAGCAGAGAAAATTTTCGTACCCTCCCTGCCGCTGCTTTTGTATTTCGACCAAAACCGGAACTTGGTACATCTGGGAGTCATCGAAGCCAAGGGTGAAAAACTGGTGGAGCAGGGGAAGTTAGCTCTTGACCCAGGCCAGCGGGCGGCATCCATGAAAAAGCGATTCGAAAAAGGCGAAACCAATAATCAATTTCTCATTGATTATGCGATGTACAGCCGTGTGACCATGGATACGATTATGAACCGGAAGGCAATGGAAGTATACGCCCGGCAGCAACCCGAGGGTACCTATACCTCCGAAACAAATTATCTGGCGGTTCAAAAGCTGCTGATGGACGTTGAAAACCCTTTGGGTACCTATTTTGTCAATCATTTGCCTGCCTACCGGCAGCAGCATGACCCGACTGAAGTAAAGAATGTGGCAGAAAATCTGATTATGTCCTCTCTCTATAGTAGTTTCGGGAGCGCTTATTCTTCAGATAAGATCAAGCAGATGCGGGATTATATGATCAAGGCCGAAATTGATCCCCAGGTGGCCCGAAACAGGGTCCTTTTGCCTTTGATCAATGCTTATTTTCGTGAAAACACCCCGAAGCGAGCGGTTGATTTGGTCAATGTACACACAACCCAGGTACCTCTGAAGGTACCTGACTATTTGTACTTGTTAAAGTACTTCAATGAGCATTCTCCTGATGCCAGCTATGTACCCTCCGCTGAAACTTGGGCAGCTAATGCCCTGAATATGGTGAAGAAGAATTCTGCTGACGAAGCCGCTATCCGAATGGAACTGGCTGCGGCCAAGCGCAGAAGCGCTAAGTAG
- a CDS encoding SDR family NAD(P)-dependent oxidoreductase yields the protein MQSRYTSKNILIIGASSGIGYAIAKRILEEGGRVFVGGRHKPDLEVEFFEWDALHPDESVFQDLPEVLHGIIYCAGTINLKPFGRLTLENFTTDWQINALGAAAAIQPNIKRLIKAKGAGVVLLSSVAANTGFSFHTSISMAKGGLQGLAIALAAEYASSSIRFNVIAPSLTDTPLADHLLSSDDKRISSAKRHPLGRFGEPSDIAAAATYLASDEASWITRQVLGVDGGLGNLK from the coding sequence ATGCAATCCAGATACACCTCAAAAAACATCCTTATAATCGGAGCCAGCAGTGGAATTGGCTACGCAATTGCCAAACGGATTCTGGAGGAGGGGGGTAGGGTATTTGTAGGGGGGCGGCACAAGCCAGACCTTGAGGTGGAGTTTTTTGAATGGGACGCGCTTCATCCTGATGAAAGTGTTTTCCAGGATCTACCTGAGGTACTTCATGGAATCATTTATTGTGCCGGTACCATCAATCTGAAACCGTTTGGTCGATTGACCCTTGAAAATTTTACTACTGATTGGCAGATAAACGCCCTGGGTGCCGCGGCGGCCATTCAACCCAATATAAAGCGATTGATAAAAGCCAAAGGCGCCGGTGTGGTACTCCTCAGCAGTGTGGCCGCTAACACCGGATTCAGTTTTCATACGTCGATTTCTATGGCGAAGGGTGGTTTACAGGGTTTGGCCATTGCTTTGGCGGCTGAATATGCATCTTCTTCAATCCGCTTTAATGTAATAGCTCCTTCGCTGACTGATACCCCGCTGGCAGATCATCTATTATCTTCGGATGATAAACGCATCTCATCAGCAAAACGGCATCCTCTGGGGCGCTTCGGTGAACCATCCGATATTGCTGCTGCGGCCACCTACCTTGCCAGTGATGAAGCCAGCTGGATTACCAGACAAGTACTAGGTGTAGATGGCGGCCTTGGTAATCTTAAATAA
- a CDS encoding sugar MFS transporter, whose amino-acid sequence MTQKKENYLGPLIIIGVLFFILGFVTWVNGTLITFFQKAFDLDNTSSYLVTFAFFISYTLMALPSSEVLKRVGFKNGMAVGLLVMAVGTVIFVPAAKSASYILFLVGLFTIGIGLTILQTAINPYVTILGPKESAAARISFMGIANKGAGIISQVVFGGLLLAGSTVTSQAEELDKVVGPYLILTAVLVGMAVLIKLSKGLPEVEQQEEEPTMMADGSTAATKTSIFQFPNLILGVIALFCYVGVEVIAGDTIISYGVSLGFPQEEARLFGTYTLTAMMIGYVTGIVLIPKFVSQQVWLKFSALFGIVLTIIAIFTTGFTSVICIALLGLSHAIMWGAIWPLAIEGIGRFIKTGAALLVMGISGGAILPLVYGALADSMESTQNAYVLMVPLYMFIYYYSIWGHKKRIW is encoded by the coding sequence ATGACACAAAAAAAAGAAAACTACCTGGGTCCCCTCATTATAATCGGGGTTCTGTTTTTTATTCTGGGTTTCGTTACCTGGGTAAATGGTACCCTTATCACCTTTTTTCAGAAAGCTTTCGATTTGGATAATACCAGTTCGTATCTGGTCACATTCGCTTTTTTCATTTCCTACACGCTGATGGCGTTGCCTTCTTCGGAAGTACTGAAGCGGGTTGGTTTTAAAAACGGCATGGCGGTGGGTCTGCTGGTAATGGCTGTGGGAACGGTCATATTCGTGCCTGCTGCCAAATCCGCCTCTTATATTCTTTTTCTTGTCGGACTATTCACTATCGGCATCGGCCTGACCATATTACAAACGGCGATCAACCCTTACGTGACCATTCTGGGTCCCAAAGAAAGCGCGGCGGCCCGCATCAGTTTCATGGGAATTGCTAACAAAGGGGCGGGCATTATCAGTCAGGTGGTTTTTGGTGGACTGCTCCTTGCCGGGTCAACCGTCACCAGTCAGGCCGAGGAGCTAGATAAAGTAGTTGGCCCCTACCTGATCCTTACGGCTGTTTTGGTAGGCATGGCAGTACTGATCAAACTATCGAAAGGATTGCCCGAGGTCGAACAACAGGAAGAGGAACCTACCATGATGGCAGATGGCAGTACTGCCGCAACGAAAACCAGTATTTTTCAATTTCCTAATCTCATTCTGGGCGTCATCGCACTTTTTTGTTATGTAGGCGTTGAAGTAATTGCCGGAGATACGATCATCAGCTATGGGGTTTCGCTGGGTTTTCCTCAGGAAGAAGCCCGGTTGTTCGGAACTTACACTTTAACTGCGATGATGATTGGTTACGTAACAGGTATTGTACTGATTCCTAAGTTCGTATCACAACAGGTCTGGCTCAAATTTTCCGCACTTTTCGGGATAGTACTAACCATTATCGCCATTTTCACTACCGGTTTCACCTCCGTAATATGTATCGCTTTGCTCGGCTTATCGCATGCCATCATGTGGGGAGCCATCTGGCCGCTGGCCATCGAGGGGATCGGACGATTTATTAAAACGGGTGCCGCTTTATTGGTAATGGGAATCTCCGGGGGCGCCATTTTGCCGCTTGTGTACGGTGCCCTGGCTGATTCTATGGAAAGCACCCAAAATGCTTACGTGCTGATGGTACCTTTATATATGTTCATATACTACTACTCCATCTGGGGGCATAAGAAACGGATTTGGTAG
- a CDS encoding transposase — translation MSDTVKIVTETTYLYVIIDDILKSLGHRDHPACACSDSEVITTAVAAALHFGSNHCDANGFVQQTGLMPGMVEASRFSRRIHRLGELVADLFLQLGHVFKSLSESMVYRIDSFPLNSCHNIRIPRSRLFKHEQYRGRNASKRQYRRATPFYGIKVFVMTDEANRPVEYCFTPGSWAEIDGLRQMPLDLPPGSEVYLDSGFTDYWMEDELKEAENLNFWVARRKNSHRPHHPSVDFLIRHHRKPTVRRCDRDHIQRDNCPVSEKGTRCH, via the coding sequence ATGTCCGACACGGTAAAAATAGTCACGGAAACCACCTACTTGTACGTGATCATTGACGATATTCTCAAAAGCCTGGGCCACCGCGATCATCCCGCCTGCGCGTGCAGCGACAGCGAGGTGATCACCACGGCCGTGGCGGCGGCCCTTCATTTCGGCAGCAACCACTGCGACGCCAACGGCTTCGTCCAACAGACTGGTTTGATGCCCGGCATGGTCGAGGCCAGCCGCTTCTCGCGGCGCATCCATCGGCTGGGTGAACTGGTGGCGGACCTGTTTCTTCAACTGGGGCACGTGTTCAAATCCCTCAGTGAGAGTATGGTGTATCGAATCGACAGCTTTCCGCTCAACTCCTGCCACAATATCCGCATCCCCCGCAGCCGCCTTTTCAAACACGAACAGTACCGGGGGCGCAACGCCTCCAAGCGGCAGTATCGCCGGGCGACCCCGTTTTACGGTATCAAGGTCTTCGTGATGACTGACGAGGCCAACCGCCCCGTCGAGTACTGTTTCACGCCCGGCTCATGGGCCGAGATCGACGGCTTGCGCCAGATGCCCCTCGACCTGCCGCCGGGCTCGGAAGTCTACCTCGACAGTGGCTTCACGGACTATTGGATGGAGGACGAGCTGAAAGAGGCTGAAAACCTGAATTTCTGGGTGGCCCGAAGGAAAAACTCCCATAGGCCTCACCACCCCTCGGTTGACTTTCTGATACGCCACCATCGTAAGCCGACGGTTCGCCGCTGCGATCGAGACCACATTCAGCGAGATAACTGCCCTGTTTCTGAAAAAGGTACACGCTGTCACTGA
- a CDS encoding DUF4197 domain-containing protein → MHKKWFIVPIFVLLTGCSSQAQFGKTKLGKALEKIQTQTGGLSESEIANGLKEALKVGIDNGSTEASRTDGYLKNEFIKILFPPDAQKVEETLRRIGLGNEVDRFIMSLNRAAEDAAKKSKPIFVKAITSMTITDAVGILKGPDDAATSYLKRTTNEELYDTFFPVVDSTLNLNQATKYYADLVNTYNKVPFVQKVNPDLKQYATQKAMDGLYFLIAQEEKKIRENPAARVNEILRRVFGQAGP, encoded by the coding sequence ATGCATAAGAAATGGTTTATAGTGCCAATTTTCGTCCTGTTGACAGGATGTTCGTCACAGGCGCAGTTTGGTAAAACAAAATTGGGTAAAGCTCTTGAAAAAATACAAACCCAAACGGGCGGTCTCTCGGAAAGTGAAATTGCCAATGGATTAAAAGAAGCGTTGAAGGTAGGTATCGATAATGGTTCCACGGAGGCCTCACGGACCGATGGGTACCTTAAGAATGAATTTATCAAGATTTTGTTTCCGCCCGATGCCCAGAAAGTAGAGGAAACATTGCGACGGATAGGACTGGGAAATGAAGTGGACCGTTTTATTATGTCCCTGAATCGGGCGGCCGAAGATGCAGCGAAGAAATCGAAACCTATTTTCGTTAAAGCTATCACTTCAATGACTATTACCGATGCGGTTGGAATCCTGAAAGGCCCCGATGATGCAGCGACGTCTTATTTAAAAAGAACCACGAATGAGGAATTGTACGATACGTTTTTCCCCGTTGTGGATAGCACTTTGAATCTCAATCAGGCCACGAAGTATTACGCCGATCTGGTGAACACCTACAATAAGGTACCCTTCGTGCAAAAGGTAAACCCCGATTTAAAACAATACGCAACACAAAAAGCTATGGATGGGTTGTATTTTCTGATTGCACAGGAAGAAAAGAAAATCAGGGAAAACCCTGCGGCGCGGGTCAACGAGATTTTGCGCCGGGTATTTGGGCAGGCTGGTCCCTAG
- the gldC gene encoding gliding motility protein GldC, producing MKKSEINFSIELDQQNVPEKIHWDATDNPNEGINDTRAIAVAVWDHYHRGTLKIDLWTKDMEVFDMKRFYIEIMSGIADTLLTATNDKKMADGIEGLCQQLSKSLEEEIKAAQ from the coding sequence ATGAAAAAATCAGAAATTAATTTTTCCATTGAACTCGATCAGCAAAACGTCCCGGAGAAAATTCATTGGGATGCTACCGATAATCCAAACGAAGGAATAAATGATACCCGCGCCATTGCGGTTGCCGTATGGGACCACTACCACCGGGGTACCCTGAAAATCGATCTGTGGACAAAGGATATGGAAGTATTCGACATGAAGCGGTTTTACATCGAGATCATGAGCGGCATCGCCGATACACTGCTTACAGCCACCAATGACAAGAAAATGGCGGATGGAATAGAAGGGTTGTGTCAGCAGTTGAGCAAGTCTTTGGAAGAAGAGATAAAAGCAGCCCAATAA
- a CDS encoding 6-pyruvoyl trahydropterin synthase family protein, which produces MSQNPRVSVFRKEHFNAAHRLNNPDWSDDKNERVYGKCNNYNFHGHNYDLIVRLTGEVDPETGYVFDMKVLSDVIKENVLDRFDHKNLNLDTEEFKDLNPSAENIALVIHRILREIIDPQFELQIRLYETERNYVEYPTEK; this is translated from the coding sequence ATGTCTCAAAATCCAAGAGTTTCGGTGTTCCGAAAGGAACATTTCAATGCAGCACATCGCCTGAATAATCCGGACTGGTCGGATGATAAAAACGAGCGGGTGTATGGAAAGTGTAACAACTACAATTTCCATGGGCATAATTATGATCTGATCGTTCGGCTCACCGGCGAGGTGGACCCCGAAACGGGATATGTATTCGATATGAAAGTATTGAGTGATGTGATTAAGGAAAATGTACTGGATCGGTTCGACCATAAGAACCTCAATCTGGATACGGAAGAATTCAAGGATTTGAATCCTTCCGCCGAGAACATTGCCTTGGTAATCCATAGAATTCTCCGTGAAATAATTGACCCCCAATTTGAATTGCAAATCCGTTTGTACGAAACCGAAAGAAATTATGTTGAATACCCCACCGAAAAATAA
- a CDS encoding competence/damage-inducible protein A, whose translation MHDSIYAEILTIGDEILFGQITDTNTQWIGTELTSAGIRPLRKTSVGDQAEAILTALGESLQRVDILIITGGLGPTKDDITKHTLCRFFDTELEINEDALALITEFFNKRGREMTELNRQQAALPKTCTYLQNDWGTAPGMWFEQNGKVVVSLPGVPFEMKNLMTHRVLPRLKALFDVPIIKHKIIRTIGIGESFLAETIEAWEDSLPAHIKLAYLPHFGQVRLRLTATGRDEDQLNSELEYEVSRVLPLIDKFVYGFDNDELEDVIGKLLMAENATLSTAESCTGGFVAHRITSVPGASRYYTGSVVAYDNAVKINTLGVPESMVREYGAVSEQVVTAMAEGARKLLHTTYAIATSGIAGPEGGTADKPVGTIWIACATPDRTVTRLLKLSNHRSVNIELTTTYVLDLVRKNIMQTAQN comes from the coding sequence ATGCACGATTCGATTTACGCTGAAATTCTGACTATCGGCGACGAGATTCTTTTTGGACAAATCACGGATACCAATACACAATGGATTGGGACTGAGCTTACCAGTGCAGGCATTCGTCCCCTCCGGAAAACATCAGTCGGCGACCAGGCGGAGGCCATCCTAACTGCCTTAGGCGAGTCGTTACAACGCGTCGATATTCTGATCATTACGGGGGGACTGGGGCCGACTAAGGATGATATCACCAAACACACCCTCTGCCGTTTTTTTGACACCGAATTGGAAATCAACGAGGACGCCCTGGCGCTGATTACCGAATTCTTTAATAAAAGGGGCCGCGAAATGACCGAATTGAACCGTCAGCAGGCTGCTTTACCCAAAACCTGTACTTATTTACAAAACGACTGGGGTACGGCACCCGGCATGTGGTTCGAACAGAATGGCAAAGTGGTGGTTTCACTTCCGGGGGTACCCTTCGAGATGAAAAACCTGATGACGCACCGCGTGCTGCCTCGACTCAAGGCCCTTTTCGATGTCCCGATCATTAAGCACAAAATCATTAGGACTATTGGGATCGGGGAATCTTTTCTGGCTGAAACCATTGAAGCCTGGGAAGACAGTCTTCCCGCCCATATCAAATTGGCTTATCTGCCGCATTTCGGGCAGGTAAGGCTACGCTTGACCGCCACAGGTAGGGACGAAGATCAGTTGAACAGTGAGCTCGAATACGAGGTGAGCCGCGTCCTTCCGTTGATCGACAAGTTTGTTTACGGATTTGATAACGATGAGCTTGAGGATGTGATCGGAAAACTGCTGATGGCCGAAAACGCTACACTCAGTACCGCTGAAAGCTGCACAGGTGGTTTTGTTGCCCATCGTATAACGAGTGTACCCGGAGCATCCCGGTACTATACGGGTTCAGTGGTTGCCTATGATAATGCCGTTAAAATAAATACGCTGGGGGTACCTGAATCTATGGTAAGGGAATATGGTGCCGTAAGTGAGCAGGTGGTGACGGCCATGGCCGAAGGAGCCCGGAAACTGTTACACACTACCTATGCGATAGCCACCAGTGGCATCGCGGGTCCTGAGGGGGGCACTGCCGACAAACCTGTAGGTACCATCTGGATCGCCTGTGCTACTCCGGACCGAACCGTTACCCGGCTGCTCAAGCTCTCTAACCACCGGTCGGTTAACATTGAGCTTACCACCACGTATGTTCTTGATTTAGTACGAAAAAATATTATGCAAACCGCGCAAAATTGA
- a CDS encoding DUF6728 family protein, protein MSDFKRYFQLGDVFRYFIRVFKKPDPNDPSSFNLRMMHGINRISIVMFLFCVVVMIIRACTR, encoded by the coding sequence ATGAGTGATTTCAAGAGATATTTTCAGCTTGGTGATGTCTTCAGGTACTTCATCAGGGTTTTCAAAAAGCCCGACCCCAACGATCCAAGTTCATTCAACCTCCGCATGATGCACGGGATTAACAGAATCTCTATTGTCATGTTTCTATTTTGTGTCGTTGTCATGATAATTAGGGCCTGTACGCGATGA